From a region of the Drosophila ananassae strain 14024-0371.13 chromosome XL, ASM1763931v2, whole genome shotgun sequence genome:
- the LOC6504104 gene encoding DNA replication licensing factor Mcm6: protein MDVADAQVGQLRVKDEVGIRAQKLFQDFLEEFKEDGEIKYTRPAANLESPDRCTLEVSFEDVEKYDQNLATAIIEEYYHVYPFLCQSVSNYVKDRIGLKTQKDCYVAFTEVPTRHKVRDLTTSKIGTLIRISGQVVRTHPVHPELVSGTFMCLDCQTEIRNVEQQFKFTNPTICRNPVCSNRRRFMLDVEKSLFLDFQKIRIQETQAELPRGCIPRAVEIILRSELVETVQAGDRYDFTGTLIVVPDVSVLATPGTKAESSSRHKPGEGMEGVTGLKALGMRELNYRMAFLACSVQATTARFGGTDLPMSEVTAEDMKKQMTDAEWHKIYEMSKDRNLYQNLISSLFPSIYGNDEVKRGILLQLFGGVAKTTLEKTSLRGDVNVCIVGDPSTAKSQFLKQVSDFSPRAIYTSGKASSAAGLTAAVVRDEESFDFVIEAGALMLADNGICCIDEFDKMDQRDQVAIHEAMEQQTISIARAGVRATLNARTSILAAANPINGRYDRSKSLQQNIQLSAPIMSRFDLFFILVDECNEVVDYAIARKIVDLHSNIEESVERAYTREEVLRYVTFARQFKPVIGQEAGRMLVENYGHLRQRDTGTAGRSTWRITVRQLESMIRLSEAMAKLECSNRVLERHVKEAFRLLNKSIIRVEQPDIHLDDDDEAGIDVDDGIQHDIDMENNGAAANMDTSTDGLDTSASAVQKKKFTLSFEDYKNLSTMLVLHMRGEEARCEVEGSDTGMKRSDVVTWYLEQVAEQIESEDELISRKNLIEKLIDRLIYHDQVIIPLKTTSLKPRAKGQEQQEDLEDDPLLVVHPNYIVE, encoded by the coding sequence ATGGATGTTGCCGATGCTCAGGTTGGCCAGCTGCGCGTCAAAGATGAGGTGGGCATCCGTGCCCAGAAACTCTTCCAAGATTTTCTCGAGGAGTTCAAGGAGGACGGCGAGATCAAGTACACCCGTCCGGCGGCGAATCTGGAGTCGCCCGATCGCTGCACCCTGGAGGTGAGCTTCGAGGATGTGGAGAAGTACGACCAGAATCTGGCCACCGCCATCATCGAGGAGTACTACCACGTCTACCCGTTCCTCTGCCAGTCCGTTTCCAACTACGTCAAGGATCGCATTGGCCTGAAGACGCAGAAGGACTGCTATGTGGCCTTCACAGAGGTGCCCACACGGCACAAGGTCCGCGATCTGACCACCTCCAAGATCGGCACATTGATCCGCATCTCCGGCCAGGTGGTACGCACCCATCCCGTCCATCCGGAACTTGTCTCTGGTACGTTCATGTGCCTGGACTGCCAGACCGAGATCCGCAACGTGGAGCAGCAGTTCAAGTTCACGAATCCCACCATCTGCCGGAATCCCGTGTGCTCCAATCGCCGTCGTTTCATGCTGGATGTGGAGAAGAGTCTGTTCTTGGATTTCCAGAAGATACGCATACAGGAGACCCAGGCTGAGCTGCCACGCGGCTGTATACCCCGGGCCGTGGAGATCATTCTCCGCTCGGAGCTGGTGGAGACGGTGCAGGCCGGAGATCGTTATGATTTCACTGGTACCTTGATCGTAGTACCGGATGTCAGTGTCCTGGCCACGCCCGGCACCAAGGCCGAGTCCAGTTCCCGTCACAAGCCCGGCGAGGGCATGGAGGGCGTTACTGGCCTGAAGGCATTGGGAATGCGGGAGCTCAACTATCGGATGGCGTTCCTCGCCTGCAGCGTCCAGGCCACAACGGCACGCTTTGGCGGCACCGATCTGCCCATGTCGGAGGTCACCGCCGAGGACATGAAGAAGCAGATGACGGACGCCGAGTGGCACAAGATATACGAGATGTCCAAGGACCGTAATCTCTACCAGAACCTGATCAGCAGTCTCTTCCCCTCGATCTACGGCAATGATGAAGTGAAGCGCGGCATCCTGTTGCAGTTGTTTGGCGGCGTGGCCAAGACCACTCTGGAGAAGACCTCGCTGCGTGGCGACGTCAATGTTTGCATTGTGGGCGATCCCAGTACGGCCAAGTCGCAGTTCCTCAAACAGGTATCGGACTTCTCGCCCCGGGCCATCTACACCTCCGGCAAGGCATCGTCGGCGGCGGGTCTGACGGCCGCTGTGGTCAGGGATGAGGAGAGCTTCGATTTTGTGATCGAGGCGGGTGCCCTGATGTTGGCCGACAATGGTATCTGCTGCATCGACGAGTTCGACAAGATGGACCAGCGCGATCAGGTGGCCATCCACGAGGCTATGGAACAGCAGACCATATCCATTGCTCGCGCCGGTGTCCGGGCCACTTTGAATGCCAGAACCTCTATTCTGGCGGCCGCCAATCCCATCAACGGACGCTACGATCGCTCCAAGAGTCTGCAGCAGAACATCCAGCTCTCCGCCCCGATTATGTCGCGTTTCGATCTTTTCTTCATCCTGGTGGACGAGTGCAACGAGGTGGTGGACTATGCCATTGCCCGGAAGATCGTCGATCTGCACTCGAACATTGAGGAGTCGGTGGAGCGGGCCTATACCCGCGAGGAGGTGCTCCGCTACGTGACCTTTGCCAGGCAGTTCAAGCCGGTGATTGGCCAGGAGGCCGGACGTATGCTCGTCGAGAACTACGGACATCTGAGGCAGCGCGACACCGGCACCGCAGGACGCAGCACTTGGCGGATTACGGTGCGCCAGCTGGAGTCCATGATCCGGCTGAGCGAGGCCATGGCCAAGTTGGAGTGCTCCAACCGTGTCCTCGAACGGCATGTGAAGGAAGCCTTCCGGCTTCTAAACAAATCCATCATTCGGGTGGAACAGCCCGACATTCATCTGGACGATGATGACGAGGCTGGCATCGATGTGGACGATGGCATCCAGCACGACATCGATATGGAGAACAACGGAGCAGCAGCCAACATGGACACCTCAACGGACGGCCTGGACACATCCGCTTCGGCCGTTCAGAAGAAGAAGTTCACGCTGTCGTTCGAGGATTATAAGAACCTCTCCACCATGCTGGTGCTGCACATGCGCGGCGAGGAGGCGCGCTGCGAAGTGGAAGGCTCGGACACTGGCATGAAGCGCAGCGATGTGGTCACCTGGTATCTGGAACAGGTGGCCGAACAGATCGAGTCCGAGGACGAGCTCATTTCACGCAAGAACCTCATCGAGAAGCTAATCGATCGCCTGATCTACCACGACCAGGTGATCATTCCGCTGAAGACCACCTCGCTGAAGCCGCGGGCCAAGGgccaggagcagcaggaggaCCTGGAGGATGACCCGCTGCTGGTGGTGCACCCGAACTACATCGTGGAGTGA
- the LOC6503540 gene encoding NADH dehydrogenase [ubiquinone] 1 beta subcomplex subunit 8, mitochondrial — protein sequence MSAFVKTVCLAQKLCAANPALARQAVRSMAGWNKDFKPAPFPKTEKERLAAAKKYYLLPEEYKPYADDGLGYGDYPKVGYGLGVEAKDNYYPWDYPEHKRNLHEPISANHDLYSEDRYSQAEPPRYKNSYYFVCFLGVMSGCLALYYWLEDKKMYRPVAEKQYPAEGVKHYTFERSK from the exons ATGTCGGCATTTGTGAAAACCGTGTGCTTAGCACAAAAGCTATGCGCCGCCAATCCTGCTCTTGCCCGCCAGGCGGTGCGCAGCA tGGCCGGGTGGAACAAGGACTTCAAGCCAGCACCGTTCCCCAAGACGGAGAAGGAGCGTCTGGCGGCGGCCAAGAAGTACTATCTACTGCCAGAGGAGTACAAACCCTATGCGGACGATGGCTTGGGCTACGGTGATTACCCCAAAGTGGGCTACGGCCTGGGCGTGGAGGCCAAGGATAATTACTATCCCTGGGACTATCCCGAGCACAAGCGCAACCTGCACGAGCCT ATCTCGGCGAATCATGATCTGTACAGCGAGGATCGCTACTCCCAGGCTGAGCCGCCGCGCTATAAGAACTCCTACTACTTTGTCTGCTTCCTGGGCGTTATGTCCGGTTGCCTGGCCCTCTACTACTGGCTGGAGGACAAGAAGATGTACCGCCCGGTGGCTGAAAAGCAATATCCGGCCGAGGGCGTCAAGCACTACACCTTCGAGCGGTCCAAGTAG